CCGCGCCGTCCCACAAATCGTAAGCGTGGTAGGTCATGGCCAGCTCGCCGTAGGCGGCCGCCAGCTCGCTCTCTCCACCGCGCCGCGCCGCTTCCACCGCCTCCGCGGCGGCTCCCAACTGCCGACGCACCGCCGGATCCATCCCCTCCAGCGGAGGAGCTGTGGAATCGGCCACACCGCTTGCTTCCATCCTCGCCGGAACCGCCGGATCGCCAGCCGGGGCTGGCTCGTTGGAACGTTCAGCGCAGCCCATGAGGCCGGCCAGGACAGCGAGTATGCAGCCCCAACGGGCGATCCCGTTGCGAGAGGTAGAGCTCCTCACGGCGTCCTCGAAGGAGAGCCCTCACCGGCCGGCTGGCCTTGGCCTCGAATCAGTGTGTGGTAGCGCCCCGGCTCCAGGCTTGGCCAAACCTCCACGCCTCCGGCCAGCCAATGCACCTCGACCCCCTCGACGTCTCCCGCGCCGCCGAGACCGACCAGCACGCGGGGATCATTGGCGGAGGCGTAGCTGCCGCCGGTGCGCACCCGACGCCAGACCGCCGGACGATCCGCCACGAAGACTCCGACCCAGGCTCCCAGAGCGTGCCGTCCACCGGTGGTGCGCAGGTCGAGGCCGATCCACGGACTGCGGTTGCCGTGTTGGTTGATCAACAGCCGCGCCGGTGCATTGCTGTTGACCACCAGCACGTCGGTATCACCGTCGTTGTCGACATCGCCGAAGGCGGCACCGCGGCTGACCTCCGAGCGTTGGAAGCTGCGGCCCGCTCGTTGGGCGGCGATCTCGACGAAGCCGACGCCACCGAGGTCCCGGGGACCGGTATTGAGGAAGAGTTGGTTGGGCTGACGTAGCGGATAGGGATCCCCGGCGGCCTGCTGGCTCTCCAGAATCTTCACCGCACCGTTGACCGACAGCACGTCCAGCAGGCCGTCGTTGTCATAGTCCAGAGCCCCGGCCCCGAATCCCGTGACCTCGATGCTGGCGGCGCCGAGGCCCGAGACCCGAGAGCGGTCTTCGAACAGGCCACGACCGTCGTTGAGGTAAAGGGTGTTGGTCTCGCGGTTGAGGTGGGTGAGGAAGAGGTCTTCGTCGGCGTCGCCGTCGAAATCCGCCGCCACCACTCCCATGCTCGCCTCCGCCATGCCGTCGGCGTTCACCGCCACCCCGGCGAGGAGCGCCTCGTCACGGAAGCTGCCGTTCCCCTGGTTGAGCCACAGCTGGTTGGCGGCACCGTCGTTGGCGACGTAGAGGTCGAGGCGGCCGTCGCCGTCGAAGTCGCCGGTAATCGCTCCCAGCGCCGGGCCGAAAGCCGTCAGCAGGCCGGCGGTGCCGGTGACATCCTCGAAGGTGCCGTCCCCACGGTTGCGGAAAAGGCGGTCCGCCTCCGGGTTGTAGGCCGCCGGGCCGCAATAATCCCGCGTCCCGGTGTCGGCGTAGCAAGCCTTCTCGTTGCCTGCCGACAGCCCGACGTAATTGCCCACGAAGAGATCGAGCCAGCCGTCACCGTCGTAGTCGAAGAAGACCGCCGGCACGCTCCAACGTAGCTCTCCGACGCCGGCTGCCTCGGTGGCATCGTCGAAGGTTCCGTTGCCCCGATTGCGCAGCAGGCGGTTGGGACCAAAGCTGGTGATGTAGAGGTCGACGTCGCCGTCGTTGTCGTAGTCTCCCGCCGCCACCCCCATACCGTGCTCGGTGACCGCCACCCCCAGGCTGTCGGTGGCATCCTGGAAGCGCAGGCCCTCGCCCTCCTCCAGCCGATTGAGGTAGAGCCGGTCGGTGAGGGGCTCGGCGTAGGGAGACGGCGCCAACAGCTCCCGCTCTTCGTCCAGCCGGGCTCCCTGCACCAGATAGAGATCGAGATCC
This window of the Acidobacteriota bacterium genome carries:
- a CDS encoding CRTAC1 family protein, with protein sequence MSLSGRLAILCAVFALLTACGEAGLEGGGGPGEGRAGDDEPELGLFREVAPQSGFDFQHVNAMTGAYRFAEMMGPGGAMADVDGDGDLDLYLVQGARLDEERELLAPSPYAEPLTDRLYLNRLEEGEGLRFQDATDSLGVAVTEHGMGVAAGDYDNDGDVDLYITSFGPNRLLRNRGNGTFDDATEAAGVGELRWSVPAVFFDYDGDGWLDLFVGNYVGLSAGNEKACYADTGTRDYCGPAAYNPEADRLFRNRGDGTFEDVTGTAGLLTAFGPALGAITGDFDGDGRLDLYVANDGAANQLWLNQGNGSFRDEALLAGVAVNADGMAEASMGVVAADFDGDADEDLFLTHLNRETNTLYLNDGRGLFEDRSRVSGLGAASIEVTGFGAGALDYDNDGLLDVLSVNGAVKILESQQAAGDPYPLRQPNQLFLNTGPRDLGGVGFVEIAAQRAGRSFQRSEVSRGAAFGDVDNDGDTDVLVVNSNAPARLLINQHGNRSPWIGLDLRTTGGRHALGAWVGVFVADRPAVWRRVRTGGSYASANDPRVLVGLGGAGDVEGVEVHWLAGGVEVWPSLEPGRYHTLIRGQGQPAGEGSPSRTP